One stretch of Halobacillus litoralis DNA includes these proteins:
- a CDS encoding UDP-glucose dehydrogenase family protein: MYKIAVAGTGYVGLVAGVCFAEMGHQVTCVDIDENKVNLMKSGISPIYEKDLQELMQKNYNTGRINYTTNYQAAYKDADAVFLGVGTPEKADGSADLSSIATVARQVAESVEKDCLVVVKSTVPVGTNDKVEQFIQDFLVHNVNVEVASNPEFLAQGSAVHDTLHAERIIIGTETEWAEKILKAIYEPFHLPIVSVNRRSAEMIKYASNDFLALKISYMNDIANLCELVGADIQDVAKGMSYDERIGAKFLNAGIGYGGSCFPKDTQALDYLAKQNGYELKTVKAGIDVNKEQKTVLYKKASNRLITFSGLKVAVLGLTFKPGTDDLREAPSLENIPLLLEQGSDVYAYDPVGADNFAKVYPEGLHGKGNITYVDCVEDALQDANVCFVFTEWGEVKATTPQKYQELMRTPLVYDGRNIYDVEEMKQAKVEYHSIGREPGKRQVTKESAYDFQST, from the coding sequence ATGTATAAAATTGCAGTAGCAGGAACTGGTTATGTGGGCTTAGTAGCCGGTGTTTGTTTCGCAGAAATGGGGCACCAAGTCACTTGTGTAGATATTGATGAAAATAAAGTTAACTTAATGAAATCAGGGATTTCACCAATTTATGAAAAAGACTTGCAAGAGCTTATGCAGAAAAATTATAATACGGGCCGAATCAATTATACAACCAACTACCAAGCAGCATATAAAGATGCAGATGCAGTTTTCTTAGGGGTAGGAACACCTGAAAAAGCAGATGGTTCTGCAGATCTTTCTTCTATAGCAACGGTCGCCAGACAGGTTGCTGAATCAGTAGAAAAGGATTGTCTTGTAGTAGTAAAGTCTACTGTACCTGTAGGAACAAACGATAAAGTAGAGCAATTTATTCAAGACTTCTTGGTCCATAATGTAAATGTTGAGGTTGCCTCTAACCCTGAGTTCTTGGCGCAAGGGTCTGCTGTTCATGATACCCTTCATGCAGAGAGAATAATTATCGGTACCGAAACGGAATGGGCAGAAAAGATTCTTAAGGCAATTTATGAGCCTTTCCATCTTCCGATTGTATCCGTAAACAGAAGATCTGCCGAAATGATTAAATATGCCTCAAATGATTTTCTTGCTCTTAAGATCTCGTATATGAATGATATTGCAAATTTATGTGAATTAGTCGGTGCAGATATTCAAGATGTAGCAAAAGGGATGAGCTACGATGAGCGTATAGGAGCAAAATTCCTAAATGCTGGTATTGGTTATGGGGGCTCCTGCTTCCCTAAAGATACTCAAGCTCTGGATTACTTAGCAAAACAGAATGGGTATGAACTTAAGACAGTTAAAGCGGGAATAGATGTAAACAAGGAACAAAAAACAGTCTTATATAAAAAAGCAAGTAACCGTCTCATTACTTTCAGCGGTTTAAAAGTAGCTGTATTAGGTTTAACATTTAAACCTGGAACAGACGACTTAAGAGAAGCTCCTTCTTTAGAAAATATACCATTGTTACTTGAACAGGGATCTGATGTATATGCATATGATCCAGTAGGTGCAGATAACTTTGCCAAAGTATATCCAGAAGGATTGCACGGCAAAGGCAACATTACATATGTAGATTGTGTTGAAGATGCTCTTCAAGATGCTAACGTATGTTTTGTATTTACAGAATGGGGGGAAGTGAAGGCAACAACCCCACAAAAATATCAAGAACTGATGAGAACACCGTTGGTTTATGATGGCCGTAATATCTACGATGTTGAAGAAATGAAGCAAGCTAAAGTAGAATATCATTCTATTGGTCGTGAGCCAGGAAAACGGCAAGTTACAAAGGAGAGTGCGTATGACTTTCAATCCACTTGA
- a CDS encoding polysaccharide pyruvyl transferase family protein, protein MKVLLIGERYSTNLGDGVICESVEHMLSEIEGIKIKTVDISGREGYREYKNLNTNNKVKNLKRNIKEIAKGTGLDIDYYKFRKAYNNRKQYIKEVCNEDFDLAVFAGGQMFKDTFVFSIKSFVEVLSEKNIPVIFNACGVGNIQNYKLQNLLKSALSTKNISSVTTRDDIDTLNNYYLKSTSINAVTTFDPAIWVRDIYETRKKNSEVTGLGVMDVNHIDNLELIDFWINIISNLNTKKIKWKLFCNGDERDYQLSKDILTKAGYDNNDLDEYICKRPKTPKELVELISTFKSIISFRLHSHIIAYSLDIPAVALVWDEKVRYFYRTLNEDQRCKTISSDIEELINELEDAECRGYNDVLRNHQKKVAYDLLVNKVENVRNKQYT, encoded by the coding sequence TTGAAAGTTTTATTAATAGGTGAAAGGTATTCTACTAATCTCGGAGATGGAGTAATCTGTGAAAGTGTTGAACATATGCTCTCGGAAATAGAAGGCATCAAAATTAAGACCGTTGATATCTCTGGTAGAGAAGGTTATCGAGAATATAAAAACCTAAACACAAATAATAAAGTGAAGAATTTAAAAAGAAATATAAAAGAAATTGCTAAAGGAACTGGTTTAGATATAGATTATTATAAATTTAGAAAAGCATATAATAATAGGAAACAATATATAAAAGAAGTTTGTAATGAAGATTTTGACTTGGCGGTGTTTGCTGGTGGTCAAATGTTTAAGGATACATTTGTTTTTTCCATAAAAAGTTTTGTTGAGGTGTTATCTGAAAAGAATATACCTGTAATTTTTAATGCTTGCGGCGTTGGGAATATTCAAAATTATAAACTTCAAAATTTACTAAAATCGGCACTTTCTACTAAAAATATATCTTCTGTAACTACTAGAGATGATATTGACACATTGAATAACTACTACCTCAAAAGTACATCTATAAATGCGGTCACCACATTTGACCCTGCAATATGGGTTAGAGATATTTATGAAACCAGAAAGAAAAATAGTGAAGTCACAGGTTTAGGTGTTATGGATGTGAATCACATTGATAATTTGGAACTAATAGATTTCTGGATTAATATTATATCAAATTTAAACACTAAGAAAATTAAGTGGAAGCTTTTTTGTAACGGTGATGAGAGGGACTATCAGCTTAGTAAAGATATATTGACTAAAGCAGGTTACGATAATAATGATTTAGATGAATATATTTGTAAGAGACCTAAAACTCCAAAAGAATTAGTAGAATTAATATCTACTTTTAAGAGTATAATATCATTTAGGCTACACAGCCATATAATTGCATATTCATTAGATATTCCTGCTGTCGCACTAGTATGGGATGAAAAAGTAAGGTATTTTTATAGAACTCTTAATGAAGACCAAAGATGTAAAACAATATCTAGTGATATTGAGGAATTAATTAATGAATTAGAGGATGCCGAATGTAGAGGGTATAATGATGTTTTAAGAAACCATCAAAAGAAAGTTGCTTACGACTTGCTAGTTAATAAAGTTGAAAATGTTCGAAATAAGCAATATACATAA
- a CDS encoding flippase has product MKINSIKSGSLWSMLGQIVNLILGFLLLIFTTRFLGPDQYGLFQTMLTLVVLSVMVSDFGFSSSVARYVALHQNSLNRRSIYISNGIFIKLFATILVIVLLINTLPMLEDLLEVNLVGYETILIFITILRSFREFILKLMQGMRRLDLNAKFNIFYNIANTVLATLLLIMNFEIYSLLISEAILTFFFIMIFMIINKRSDLFSFQPLNKMVVKDILKYSLPMFFISMSFYLYMKSDTLMVQYYMNNTAVGLYSLATMIIGKVHMPLVAIGQATGPGLVALDKDERSTKLKKVIETTLLITIPICIGLYVISEELVLLFFGDEFYQTIKILQLMCFFLFFYSVNSVLSPTLDYIGLAKVRAVMVGVSATINLILNILFIPEFGIHGAVYSTLITYTAYSLLIIFTILKNVIYSSEYQPLFTFFVKTTIISYLMGYLVSFITKFVYDEVYVLVTSILTGIIIYLILGFIFKIINKTDINYLFSK; this is encoded by the coding sequence ATGAAAATAAATTCCATTAAGTCAGGATCTCTATGGTCTATGTTAGGTCAGATAGTCAATTTGATCTTAGGTTTTTTACTATTAATATTTACTACAAGGTTTCTGGGACCAGATCAGTATGGTTTATTCCAAACTATGTTAACTCTGGTAGTCCTATCTGTGATGGTTTCAGATTTTGGCTTTTCCTCATCTGTAGCTAGATATGTCGCGTTACACCAAAATAGTTTAAATAGGAGATCTATATATATATCGAATGGTATATTTATAAAACTATTTGCAACTATTCTTGTGATTGTCTTGTTAATTAACACGTTACCTATGTTGGAAGATCTATTAGAAGTAAATTTGGTAGGTTACGAGACTATTTTAATTTTCATTACTATCTTAAGGTCTTTTAGAGAGTTTATTTTGAAACTTATGCAAGGAATGAGAAGGTTAGACTTAAACGCCAAATTTAATATATTTTATAATATAGCAAATACTGTATTGGCAACGCTCCTTCTAATAATGAATTTCGAGATATATTCTTTGTTAATATCAGAAGCAATATTAACATTCTTTTTTATAATGATATTCATGATAATTAATAAGAGGTCTGATTTATTTTCTTTTCAACCTTTAAACAAAATGGTTGTTAAAGATATTTTGAAATATTCTTTACCGATGTTTTTTATATCCATGAGTTTTTACTTATATATGAAGTCGGATACCCTTATGGTGCAATACTATATGAACAATACTGCAGTTGGTTTGTATAGCCTTGCTACTATGATTATTGGAAAAGTCCATATGCCTTTAGTAGCTATCGGCCAAGCTACAGGTCCGGGTCTTGTTGCCCTTGATAAAGATGAGAGATCCACGAAGCTAAAAAAAGTAATAGAGACAACGTTATTAATAACAATTCCTATATGTATCGGTTTGTATGTAATTAGTGAGGAATTAGTACTCTTATTTTTTGGTGATGAATTCTATCAAACTATTAAAATTCTTCAACTAATGTGTTTTTTTCTCTTCTTTTATAGTGTGAATTCTGTTCTCAGTCCTACATTAGATTACATAGGACTCGCGAAAGTCAGAGCAGTTATGGTTGGGGTATCTGCAACTATAAATTTAATTTTAAACATCTTATTCATTCCAGAGTTTGGTATTCATGGTGCTGTATACAGTACTTTAATCACCTACACTGCATATTCTTTATTAATTATATTTACTATTTTAAAGAATGTTATCTATAGTAGTGAATATCAGCCTCTATTCACCTTTTTTGTAAAAACAACTATTATTTCTTATTTAATGGGCTATTTAGTCAGCTTTATTACAAAGTTTGTTTATGATGAAGTGTATGTCCTTGTGACCTCTATTCTTACTGGAATCATTATTTACCTAATATTAGGTTTTATATTTAAAATAATAAATAAAACAGATATAAATTACTTATTTTCAAAATGA
- a CDS encoding S-layer homology domain-containing protein, translated as MKKLLTLVLSLSFMFSFFITSVSAADSFPDLDKVSWAKDEILYLNEEGIVYGFPDGTFGPMENVTRAEVAVMLIRDLYPNQTHEGDIPFDDVSKDAYYSDEVGVAYEEGIIKGYDGKMRPEDPITRAEAVAMVDRAYNIQRNGEVDGFPDAEDVPWATESILDLTSQQIIHGNPDGTFAPLKDITRAEFARVLAATIQPSFRSDHLSENEIAQKTETLQEEVFTILYDDLKEYGAGSEDRDYQRIEDEMTEYVTSDFNEEVEETYYEACLSCDTLYYDNNFAWDIHMNVMENNSDKVIVETAQLEAFTYTGSFKTITLIKEDGKWKLDAIVSEVFDADRHLDMTVEQAEERIYDQFSVNDVTYLNTYEKETKDYDGDSYITEIHVFKNNEDGAEFEVDASTGGTDI; from the coding sequence ATGAAGAAACTGTTGACTTTGGTATTGTCACTTTCGTTTATGTTTTCATTTTTCATTACAAGTGTAAGTGCTGCTGATTCTTTCCCGGATTTGGATAAAGTAAGCTGGGCAAAGGATGAAATACTATACTTGAATGAAGAAGGAATTGTTTACGGGTTTCCGGATGGTACGTTCGGTCCGATGGAAAATGTGACACGCGCAGAGGTAGCAGTCATGCTTATACGTGATCTTTACCCAAATCAGACCCATGAAGGGGACATACCATTCGATGATGTATCCAAAGATGCTTATTATTCTGATGAAGTAGGGGTCGCCTATGAAGAAGGTATCATCAAAGGTTACGACGGAAAGATGAGACCAGAAGATCCAATCACCCGTGCAGAAGCAGTCGCAATGGTTGATCGTGCCTACAACATCCAAAGAAATGGAGAAGTCGATGGTTTTCCTGATGCGGAAGATGTTCCATGGGCAACCGAGAGCATCCTTGATCTGACCTCCCAGCAGATCATCCATGGGAATCCTGATGGCACGTTCGCTCCTTTAAAAGATATTACGCGTGCGGAATTCGCCAGAGTGCTGGCTGCAACCATTCAACCTTCCTTCCGATCTGACCATTTGAGTGAGAACGAAATCGCTCAAAAAACAGAAACTTTGCAGGAGGAAGTTTTCACAATTTTATACGATGATTTAAAGGAATACGGTGCAGGTAGCGAAGACCGTGATTATCAAAGAATTGAAGACGAAATGACTGAGTATGTAACGAGTGACTTTAACGAAGAAGTCGAAGAAACATATTATGAAGCATGCTTAAGCTGTGATACCTTATACTATGACAATAACTTCGCCTGGGACATTCATATGAATGTGATGGAGAATAACAGTGATAAGGTCATTGTTGAAACGGCACAGCTGGAAGCTTTCACATACACAGGTTCATTTAAAACCATTACTCTCATCAAAGAAGATGGCAAATGGAAGCTGGATGCGATTGTTAGTGAAGTCTTTGACGCTGATCGCCACCTTGATATGACCGTGGAACAGGCCGAGGAAAGAATTTATGATCAGTTTAGTGTAAATGATGTCACTTACCTGAACACGTATGAGAAAGAAACAAAGGATTATGACGGAGATTCTTATATTACCGAAATCCATGTGTTCAAGAACAACGAAGATGGTGCTGAATTTGAAGTGGATGCATCAACGGGCGGGACTGACATCTAA
- a CDS encoding GDP-mannose 4,6-dehydratase, which produces MTFNPLDINKTYLVTGAAGFIGYYLSKKLLEKGCRVIGVDNINDYYDVNLKLTRLELLKPYDNFTFIKDDISDKEEVNYIFKEYEPQIVVNLAAQAGVRYSIENPDAYIQSNMIGFYNILEACRHYPVDHLVYASSSSVYGANKKVPFEESDFVDNPVSLYASTKKSNELMAHTYSHLYNIPATGLRFFTVYGPMGRPDMAYFRFTDKYFAGKPIKIFNNGDFENDLYRDFTYIDDIVIGIERLLSNKPKTDSAPHKVFNIGNNSPEKLMLFIKSLEKALSKSLGEQVEFKKEYEPIKPGDVPATYASTEQLQKAVGFKPETAIQDGLQKFADWYVKYYEKKDVKGQ; this is translated from the coding sequence ATGACTTTCAATCCACTTGATATTAATAAAACCTATTTAGTTACTGGGGCGGCTGGTTTTATAGGTTATTACCTTTCTAAAAAGCTATTAGAAAAAGGTTGTAGAGTTATTGGTGTTGACAATATAAATGATTATTACGATGTTAACTTAAAGCTTACTAGATTAGAACTGTTAAAACCTTATGATAACTTCACTTTTATTAAAGATGATATATCTGATAAGGAAGAAGTAAATTACATTTTTAAAGAATATGAACCTCAAATTGTGGTGAATTTAGCCGCACAAGCAGGAGTTAGATATTCTATTGAAAATCCTGACGCCTACATTCAAAGTAATATGATTGGTTTCTATAACATATTAGAAGCTTGCCGCCATTATCCGGTTGATCATCTAGTGTACGCATCTTCAAGTTCCGTTTATGGTGCTAACAAAAAAGTCCCTTTCGAAGAGTCCGATTTTGTAGATAACCCTGTTTCTTTGTATGCGTCAACGAAAAAATCCAATGAACTAATGGCGCATACATACAGCCATCTGTATAACATACCTGCCACTGGACTACGTTTTTTCACTGTATATGGACCAATGGGACGCCCTGATATGGCTTACTTTAGATTTACAGATAAGTACTTTGCTGGTAAACCTATTAAGATCTTTAATAACGGTGATTTCGAAAATGATTTGTACAGAGATTTCACCTATATTGATGATATTGTGATTGGTATTGAACGACTTTTGAGCAATAAGCCAAAAACGGATTCTGCTCCACATAAAGTCTTTAATATTGGGAATAATAGTCCAGAAAAACTAATGCTTTTTATTAAATCACTAGAAAAAGCATTATCCAAATCTCTTGGTGAACAAGTAGAGTTTAAGAAAGAGTATGAGCCGATTAAACCTGGTGACGTTCCTGCTACTTATGCATCTACTGAACAATTGCAAAAAGCTGTAGGTTTTAAACCAGAAACAGCGATACAAGATGGTTTACAGAAGTTTGCTGATTGGTACGTGAAGTATTATGAGAAAAAAGATGTCAAAGGACAGTAA